The genome window CGGGCAACGGGTCGGCAGCGAATATTCGCGCAAGCGTTTGCCTTTGCGCTCTGCGATGACCGGCCCGACGATCTCCGGAATCACCTCGCCTGCGCGACGGACGATCACGACGTCGCCCTCGCGGATGTCCTTGCTGCGGACGTAGTCCTCGTTGTGCAGGGTGGCGGTGCTGACGGTCACGCCGCCCACGACCACCGGCTCGAGCACGGCGTACGGATTGAGGCTGCCGGTGCGCCCGACGTTGACCTCGATCGAGAGCAATTTCGTCGTCGCTTCTTCCGGCGCGTACTTGAACGCGATGGCCCAGCGCGGGTCTTTGCCGACGAATCCCAACGTACGTTGTTCCTCGAGCGAATCGACCTTGACCACCACGCCGTCAATCCCGTAGTCCAGGCCTGCGCGCTTGCTCTCCCACGACTCGCAAAAGGCCACGACCGCTTCGTACTCGTCGAAACGCTTCGCCTCGCGGTTTACGGGGAGGCCGAGGCCGTCGAGCGCGCGGAGCAGCTCCCATTGCGTGGCGACCGGCAACGGCGGGTCGGATTCGCCGATCGCGTACGCGAAGAAGCGCAAGGGCCGCGTCGCGGTCACCTGCGGGTCCAACTGGCGCAGCGAGCCTGCCGAAGCATTGCGCGGATTGGCAAAAGCCGGCTCGCCGGCTGCGATGCGCCGCTCGTTCATCTTCTCGAAGTCCGAGCGCCGCATGTATACTTCGCCGCGCACTTCCAGCAGCCGCGGCGCCGCGTCGCGCAAGCGCAATGGGAGCGAGCGGACCGTCCGCAGATTGGCTGTGACGTCTTCGCCGATCGAGCCGTCGCCGCGCGTCCCGCCGGATTCGAAGATCCCGTTTTGGTAGCGCAGCGAGATCGCCAGCCCGTCGATCTTGAGTTCGGCCACGTAGCCGCTCGGCTCGCGACCGAGCAGTTTGCGCACGCGCTGGTGCCACGCGCCGAACTCCTCGCGACCGAAGGCATTGCCCAGCGACAGCATGGGGACGCTGTGCGGATACGGCGCGAACGCTCCCGATGGCGCGCCGCCGACACGCTGCGTCGGACTGTCCGGCGTGCGCAGTTCGGGAAACGCCGTCTCAACGGCTTGCAGCTCGCGCAGGCGCGCGTCGAAGTCGGCATCGCTGACGCTCGGACTATCGAGGACGTGGTACTCGTAGTTGTAACGGTGCAGCAGCTCGCGCAACTCAGCCGCGCGGGCCGCTGCGCGATCGCGCTCGACCTGTGGCATTGGCGGCGCAGTTCTATCGAGCCGGACTAAAGTCCGGCATACCACACATCCGAGCTTCGCTCGGAACGCTACATTGGGGTTAGACTTGGGGGGTTTCTTCGCGCTGCCATTTCCTGATGAGGTAGGCGATGAGGTCGGAGTTCACTTCGCTCACGCGTATGAACGAGACGCCCATGCCGCGCGCATCATTGCGCACGACCACGCCGTAGACGGAGATCGGTTTGCTCTCGTCCTTGAGGTCGATCTCGATGCTGATCTGGTCGTTCGTGCCGACGGGGCACTCCGTCTTGAGCAGCACGCCGCCACCGCCGATGTTCAGGATCCGCCCGTCGTGGCGCTGTGCTTCGGTGCCCACGTGCACGTGCACCGGCAGCGATCTCGCGATGCGAGCATGCTTACGGCGCTCGGGAGCGCTCGGGCGGGCAGCGCGAGTCATGCGGTGCTTACGTGTTGTTATAGAGCTGGACGTTGCCGATGTGATTGGCCCAATACCACATGCGCTCGAACACGTAGGCTATCTTGTGAAGCACCATCAACTCGAATGCGCGCCCCTGGGGGAACAGCGCCACGACGATGAGCAAGGCCGCGATGTAGGCGGTCACGCCGAGTGAATTCCAAAACTTCGTGGATGCGGTCGGGTGCGCGACCGCGCGCAACGGCGCCGGTTCGAAGTACGAACGTCTGCCCTCTTGCGTCACTTGATAGTTGGCGGGACCGCCGCCATAGTTGCCGGGACCACCGGTGCGCAGCGGCCCCATGCCCGGCAGCGTGCCGAGCTGATCGACGGCGAAGTTGCGCGTTGGCGCTTGCGTGAAACCTTCCGAGCGCCCGCCGCCGAGCATCTTCGCGATCTTCTGCTTGCCGTCGTCGTTGAGGTCGATGAAATCAGCGTAAGTCTGATAGCCTGCGTTCTCGCCCATGGGCGTCTGCGATTTCACTTTGGCGAGCCCGCGCGCCATCGCGTTGATATTGCGCATATCGATCGTGGTGAAGAGTATCGTGCCGTCGGGGATCGGGTCCGGGAAATTTGCGACGAAACCGGTCTCGTCCAACCGCGTCGCTTGTCCCTTGACGTCTACTTTGTGCTCGGCGTTGCGGCCGCTCACCAGCACGGGCAACGCAAGCACCGTCGGGAGCTCGCTTGCGTTCAATGCTTCAGCCATTAGAATGTCGTCCTTGTCTCCGAGCCTCGCTCGAAGAGCTATATAATTCTCATCGGCAAAGCGGAGCCCTTTGCTTAAGGCAGCTTGGCCTCTTCGAGCGCCCGCAGCAGTTCGACGTTGGCGCGCTGGTAATCTGCCACCGCCGCGTGCTCGCTGGTGATGGCGATGTGAGCGCGCGGATCGGCAAGCACGCGGCGCAGGTAACGCCCGGTGTACGAGCGGTCTTCCCGGGCCACCGCTTCAGGCGTCCCCGCGGCGACCACGGTGCCGCCCTTTTCGCCGCCATCAGGCCCGAGGTCGATGATGTAATCGGCGGTCTTGATGACGTCCAGGTTGTGCTCGATCACAAGCACGGTGTTGCCCGCGTCGACCAAGCGGTTGAGCACGTCGAGCAGCTGCGCGATGTCCGCGAAGTGCAAGCCCGTCGTGGGTTCGTCGAGCATGTAAAACGTGCGCCCGGTGCTCCGTCGCGAGAGTTCGGTCGCCAGCTTCACGCGTTGCGCCTCGCCGCCGGAGAGCGTCGTCGCGGGTTGGCCCATTTGGATGTAGCCCAATCCGACGTCGCAGATCGTCTTCAATTTGTTGTGCACGCGCGTCACGTTCTCGAAAAATTCCGCCGCCTCGTCGACGCGCATCTCGAGCACGTCGGCGATCGACTTGCCCTTGTAGCGGATCTCCAGCGTCTGCTGATTGTAGCGCTTGCCCTTGCACGCCTCGCATTGCACGTACACATCGGGCAAGAAATGCATCTCGATCTTGATGATGCCGTCGCCGGCGCACGACTCGCAACGGCCGCCTTTCACGTTGAACGAAAAGCGTCCAGGCGCGAAGCCTCGCGCGCGCGCATCCGGCGTCAGCGAGAACAGCTCGCGGATCGGATCGAAGGCCCCGGTATAGGTCGCCGGGTTGCTGCGCGGCGTGCGCCCGATCGGCGACTGATCGATGATGATCGCCTTGTCGAGCTGCTCCATCCCGCGGACGGCGCCATAGGTCTCATCGCCCGACTGGCCGTGAAGATGATGCGCGAGCGCGCGATAGAGCACCATGTCCACCAAGCTGGACTTGCCTGAGCCCGACACGCCGGTCACTGCGCACAGCACGCCGAGAGGAAAAGACACATCGATGCCGGCCAAATTGTTGGCGCGCGCGTTGCGCACGGTCAACGTGCCTTTGGGCGTGCGGCGCGCGCGCGGTATCGGGATGAACTCCTCGCCCTTGAGGTAGCGGCCGGTGAGCGATCGAGGATTCGCCTCGATGTCGGCGATCTTGCCGAGCGCGACGATCTCGCCGCCTTCTTTGCCGGCACGCGGTCCGATGTCGACGATATAGTCGGCCTCGCGCATCGTATCTTCGTCGTGCTCGACCACGATCAGCGTGTTGCCCAA of Candidatus Tumulicola sp. contains these proteins:
- the ligA gene encoding NAD-dependent DNA ligase LigA, giving the protein MPQVERDRAAARAAELRELLHRYNYEYHVLDSPSVSDADFDARLRELQAVETAFPELRTPDSPTQRVGGAPSGAFAPYPHSVPMLSLGNAFGREEFGAWHQRVRKLLGREPSGYVAELKIDGLAISLRYQNGIFESGGTRGDGSIGEDVTANLRTVRSLPLRLRDAAPRLLEVRGEVYMRRSDFEKMNERRIAAGEPAFANPRNASAGSLRQLDPQVTATRPLRFFAYAIGESDPPLPVATQWELLRALDGLGLPVNREAKRFDEYEAVVAFCESWESKRAGLDYGIDGVVVKVDSLEEQRTLGFVGKDPRWAIAFKYAPEEATTKLLSIEVNVGRTGSLNPYAVLEPVVVGGVTVSTATLHNEDYVRSKDIREGDVVIVRRAGEVIPEIVGPVIAERKGKRLREYSLPTRCPACGTPVVRVEGEAMTYCENAACPAQRKERLVHFASRGATDIEGLGYHFSRALVEAGLVEDVGDVYSLTSDGLLTLPRTGEKLVANLLRNVELSKRRPFERVLYALGIRFVGAQNAQILASEFGDIDALMAATSEQLEEVEQIGPRIAASVVAFFHEPRNRSVIEKLRRAGVTLRGPKRTRAAAAVGPLSGKTFVLTGTLPNLSREEATERIVAAGGKISGSVSSKTDYVVAGESPGSKRAKAEKLGVTIIDESGLKKLLP
- a CDS encoding PilZ domain-containing protein codes for the protein MTRAARPSAPERRKHARIARSLPVHVHVGTEAQRHDGRILNIGGGGVLLKTECPVGTNDQISIEIDLKDESKPISVYGVVVRNDARGMGVSFIRVSEVNSDLIAYLIRKWQREETPQV